A single genomic interval of Antarcticibacterium arcticum harbors:
- a CDS encoding tetratricopeptide repeat protein translates to MDKLIIILILMVSGIVRGQGNFYDGMNKGMELWKTGQTEEASAIFERIAAAEKESWLPNYYVAMVNTTSAFKEKDFNQLNKYLTRAQSALDKELAKHPNNAELLVLQAMVHTAWIAYDPMSYGASLSGKVSQLYARAEQLSPENPRVVLGKAQFEMGSAQFFGTDLSPICTKLERSIDLFDNFSPESSFHPNWGKNQALESLSNCK, encoded by the coding sequence ATGGATAAGCTAATTATTATTTTGATCCTTATGGTCTCCGGGATTGTACGGGGACAGGGAAATTTTTACGATGGAATGAATAAGGGTATGGAGCTCTGGAAAACAGGACAAACAGAAGAAGCTTCGGCTATATTTGAAAGGATAGCAGCTGCAGAGAAAGAAAGCTGGTTACCCAATTATTATGTAGCAATGGTTAATACTACTTCTGCATTTAAAGAAAAAGATTTCAACCAGCTAAACAAATACCTTACCCGGGCCCAGAGTGCGTTAGATAAGGAATTGGCGAAACATCCCAATAACGCAGAGCTCCTGGTACTACAGGCAATGGTTCATACAGCCTGGATAGCATATGATCCAATGTCTTATGGCGCAAGTTTATCTGGTAAAGTTTCACAATTGTATGCGCGGGCAGAGCAATTATCACCCGAAAATCCCCGGGTAGTACTTGGAAAAGCTCAATTTGAAATGGGATCTGCCCAATTCTTTGGCACAGACCTTTCACCTATATGTACCAAATTAGAGCGATCTATAGATCTTTTTGATAACTTTAGTCCGGAATCCTCTTTTCACCCCAACTGGGGGAAAAACCAGGCATTGGAATCACTTAGCAATTGTAAGTGA